The Amycolatopsis solani genome has a window encoding:
- a CDS encoding enoyl-CoA hydratase/isomerase family protein, producing MRRALELALTNRTLTADEARDWGLATAMVDDSVLLDEARGLAGRLAGMAPGAPAATKRLVRSATSRSRDEQLDEEAEAITAPAATGTARQAISEFARR from the coding sequence TTGCGCCGCGCGCTCGAACTGGCGCTCACCAACCGGACGCTGACCGCGGACGAGGCCCGCGACTGGGGACTCGCGACCGCGATGGTCGACGACTCCGTCCTCCTGGACGAAGCGCGCGGGCTGGCCGGCCGGCTCGCCGGGATGGCGCCCGGCGCGCCGGCGGCGACCAAGCGCCTCGTCCGGTCCGCGACGAGCCGGAGCCGGGACGAGCAGCTCGACGAGGAGGCCGAAGCCATCACCGCGCCGGCCGCCACCGGCACCGCCCGGCAGGCGATCTCGGAGTTCGCCCGGCGCTGA
- a CDS encoding SDR family NAD(P)-dependent oxidoreductase encodes MDLQLTGKRALVTGSSSGLGEAIAGRLAAEGVEVVVHGRDVARTEKVAAAIRDQGGRSAVAIGDLTTDEGAAAVATAALAGGPIDILVNNAGAYEHLSWTDATPEDWRDTYEGNVISGVRMIRHLVPRMRDRRWGRVVTIGGGLATQPMQSHPQYNATLAARHNLTVSLARELKDTGVTSNVVAPGAILVESVKELLTGIAPARGWGETWEEIERGAVRDLIPNDTGRFGKPEEIAAAVAYICSPLADYVSGANLRVDGGLIRNVT; translated from the coding sequence ATGGATCTTCAACTGACAGGCAAGCGCGCGCTGGTGACCGGGTCGAGCTCGGGTCTCGGCGAAGCCATCGCCGGGCGCCTCGCCGCGGAGGGGGTCGAGGTCGTGGTGCACGGCCGCGACGTCGCACGGACCGAAAAGGTCGCCGCGGCGATCCGGGACCAGGGCGGGCGGAGCGCGGTGGCCATCGGTGACCTCACCACGGACGAGGGTGCCGCCGCCGTCGCGACCGCCGCGCTGGCCGGCGGCCCGATCGACATCCTGGTCAACAACGCGGGCGCGTACGAGCACCTGTCCTGGACCGACGCCACTCCCGAGGACTGGCGCGACACCTACGAGGGCAACGTGATCTCCGGGGTCCGGATGATCCGGCACCTGGTGCCGCGGATGCGCGACCGGCGGTGGGGCCGGGTGGTCACCATCGGCGGCGGGCTGGCGACCCAGCCGATGCAGTCGCACCCCCAGTACAACGCGACGCTGGCGGCCCGGCACAACCTCACCGTGTCCCTCGCCCGCGAGTTGAAGGACACCGGCGTGACGTCCAATGTGGTCGCGCCCGGCGCCATTCTGGTGGAGTCGGTGAAGGAGCTCCTCACTGGCATCGCCCCTGCCCGCGGGTGGGGCGAGACGTGGGAGGAGATCGAGCGCGGCGCCGTGCGGGACCTCATCCCGAACGACACCGGCCGGTTCGGCAAGCCGGAGGAGATCGCGGCGGCGGTCGCCTACATCTGCAGCCCGCTGGCCGATTACGTCAGCGGCGCCAACCTGCGGGTCGACGGCGGACTGATCCGCAACGTCACCTGA
- a CDS encoding MarR family winged helix-turn-helix transcriptional regulator: MNEDDSDPSATLAAGLDLAVQRFRGRLRTEGLRLPVPWTRSQLVTLDRIVRATAVTTSELAAAEHMRPQSMAQIVTALERDDLIERRPDPADARRMLIEPTAKGRETVRTASALRNTWLADALDQELTDEERDLVPKLIELLDRLSGTRTVRSRPAAPWPPADR; this comes from the coding sequence ATGAACGAAGACGACTCGGACCCTTCGGCGACCCTCGCCGCAGGTCTGGACCTGGCCGTCCAGCGCTTTCGCGGACGGCTCCGCACCGAAGGGCTCCGGCTGCCCGTCCCCTGGACCAGGAGTCAGCTCGTCACCCTGGACCGCATCGTCCGCGCTACCGCCGTCACGACGAGTGAGCTCGCCGCGGCGGAGCACATGCGCCCGCAGTCGATGGCCCAGATCGTCACCGCGCTGGAGCGCGACGACCTGATCGAACGCCGTCCCGACCCCGCGGACGCGCGCCGCATGCTGATCGAGCCGACCGCCAAGGGGCGCGAAACGGTCCGGACCGCGTCCGCCCTGCGGAACACGTGGCTCGCCGATGCCCTGGACCAGGAGCTGACCGACGAAGAACGCGACCTCGTGCCGAAGCTGATCGAGCTCCTCGACCGGCTCTCCGGGACGCGGACCGTCCGCTCGCGCCCCGCGGCGCCCTGGCCTCCGGCGGACCGGTGA
- a CDS encoding NUDIX domain-containing protein, translating into MPPCHARDPDDPGHHWWELAGGGQDAGEKIEDTARREIAEETGLVLAEIGRKLWPRESRFTYRGRKHHRLDHVFLARIDDTVPQMALRHSPNERAGLVERRWWPATALAECADKLLPAELPELFETLLNGRFPTAPLALIA; encoded by the coding sequence CTGCCCCCCTGCCACGCACGAGACCCTGACGACCCCGGCCACCACTGGTGGGAACTGGCGGGTGGCGGCCAGGACGCCGGGGAGAAGATCGAGGACACCGCCCGCCGCGAGATCGCCGAAGAGACCGGGCTCGTCCTCGCAGAGATCGGGCGCAAGCTCTGGCCCCGCGAAAGCCGCTTCACCTACCGCGGCCGCAAACACCACCGCCTCGACCACGTCTTCCTCGCCCGCATCGACGACACCGTCCCGCAGATGGCTCTCCGGCACTCCCCCAACGAGCGCGCCGGCCTCGTCGAACGACGCTGGTGGCCGGCCACCGCACTGGCCGAGTGCGCGGACAAGCTGCTGCCCGCCGAGCTGCCAGAGCTGTTTGAAACGCTCCTCAACGGCCGATTCCCGACTGCGCCCCTCGCACTCATCGCCTGA
- a CDS encoding MFS transporter produces the protein MKTVAAAPGRIAPGWRYLTPLVLGSALNPINSSVLATALVAIGQAFRVSAASAAGLVAALYLASAIGQPAMGKLAERFGARNTFLCGLVLVALGGLLGVLAPDFTTLLVARAVLGIGTAAGYPTAMMLVRRWAAENPGGRAEGAIGALAIAGQTSATIGLPLGGLLVALGGWRATFLINVPLALLTLAAALRWLPRRSRERESKVPLARALDLIGMALFAAATASLIVFFQDLHHPRWIFAALVVVLGASLLWWETRAGHPFIDVRMLVRNRALSATYVRVAIMFLLSYCVLYGFTQWLEQGRHLTASTAGYVMVPMSVVAALLAIPFSRGNRIRTCLLATGIAAVVGPACLLAFHATTPVWLLIAVTMAFAVISGLGVIGNQAALYHQAPTETIGVAAGLLRTFTYLGAILSSSLIGVAYGERASDEGLHTVALVLTVLGAVLLVLTVLAIRGLPRSDAAGDKKTGRPEKP, from the coding sequence GTGAAGACCGTCGCCGCCGCCCCCGGCCGGATCGCTCCCGGGTGGCGGTACCTCACGCCCCTCGTCCTCGGCTCGGCGCTCAACCCGATCAACAGTTCCGTGCTCGCCACCGCGCTGGTCGCCATCGGGCAGGCCTTCCGCGTCAGCGCGGCATCGGCGGCGGGACTGGTCGCGGCGCTCTACCTCGCCAGCGCGATCGGCCAGCCGGCGATGGGCAAGCTGGCCGAACGGTTCGGCGCGCGGAACACGTTCCTGTGCGGCCTCGTCCTGGTCGCGCTCGGCGGGCTCCTCGGCGTGCTGGCTCCCGACTTCACCACCTTGCTCGTCGCACGGGCGGTACTCGGGATCGGCACGGCCGCGGGCTACCCGACGGCGATGATGCTGGTCCGCCGCTGGGCGGCCGAAAACCCGGGCGGCCGCGCCGAAGGCGCGATCGGCGCCCTCGCGATCGCCGGGCAGACGAGCGCCACCATCGGCCTCCCCCTGGGCGGCCTGCTCGTCGCGCTCGGCGGCTGGCGCGCGACCTTCCTGATCAACGTGCCCTTGGCGCTGCTGACCTTGGCCGCGGCCCTGCGCTGGCTGCCTCGCCGCTCCCGCGAGCGCGAGTCGAAGGTCCCCCTGGCCCGCGCACTCGACCTGATCGGCATGGCGTTGTTCGCCGCGGCCACCGCGAGCCTGATCGTGTTCTTCCAGGACCTGCACCACCCACGCTGGATCTTCGCGGCGCTCGTGGTGGTCCTCGGCGCCTCGCTGCTCTGGTGGGAAACGCGGGCCGGGCACCCGTTCATCGACGTCAGGATGCTGGTGCGCAACCGCGCGTTGTCGGCCACCTACGTCCGCGTCGCGATCATGTTCCTGCTGAGCTACTGCGTCCTCTACGGGTTCACGCAGTGGCTGGAGCAAGGACGCCACCTCACCGCGTCCACGGCCGGCTACGTGATGGTGCCGATGTCCGTGGTCGCGGCGCTGCTGGCCATCCCCTTCTCACGGGGGAACCGGATCCGCACCTGCCTGCTGGCCACGGGCATCGCCGCGGTCGTCGGACCGGCCTGCCTGCTCGCGTTCCACGCGACGACCCCGGTGTGGCTGCTGATCGCGGTCACGATGGCGTTCGCGGTGATCTCGGGCCTCGGGGTCATCGGCAACCAGGCGGCCCTCTACCACCAGGCCCCCACCGAGACGATCGGCGTCGCCGCCGGCCTCCTCCGGACGTTCACCTACCTGGGCGCGATCCTGTCGTCCAGCTTGATCGGCGTCGCCTACGGCGAACGCGCCTCCGACGAGGGCCTCCACACGGTGGCCCTCGTGCTCACCGTGCTCGGCGCGGTTCTCCTGGTGCTGACCGTCCTCGCCATCCGGGGGCTGCCTCGAAGCGACGCCGCCGGAGACAAGAAGACCGGTCGCCCCGAAAAGCCTTGA
- a CDS encoding ABC transporter substrate-binding protein, whose translation MAQTTSVTQEHQRDPLAFPGSEKLVKLIGALYQRPRIGDLPRSLHQANVEWEPGYQDRQERAGRRGLPMVCLVRSDYCEGLLEEFSSRLRSARPSGSVRYAYLPLGEREATDTEGAATVASVKAVRDILWKARTELLRSPRSRGTGLRFGLFTLAVQLMGEQLSGQDSAPERTLLRRLQENGLMVRFRSAIENVGQELVPQNVAWRIPLLLLRLLTMATFRIAVTGRVPGLSGRYRWFLRQPHLAPEMSGSFVRFALRLTDGEWQRESPEFVGRLLVNAFLEDLRRGYRLRPAGFWRRRRMTYPVLLLDHVSTVNGGYRLLKLINDVRNQTGLFDPLLVVSTSNAPPPDATVSEERPNHTATEAGGAYRAWQHELLKDRRARDAAAWYLPIRLAPAGSPDQRRGTRKELRSLGDTYVLRRRQSSPPWWATRWMRMGVPLVVLGLVASVVLLRHEDFRASHCGTSSELLTWTGSECVGISDGSFTLFDPADGTIRQVEQVIVDQNRRAEKLHEEHGERPYITLVDFEALTSSNDTAEGLTAERESLEGFAVAQLRQLNATATSEPIVRMLIANGGRGMREGVRVAGQLKQLAEQDKSVVGVVGLDMSSEPTRETIRALGNAGIPVVASTLSADDLADQNPIYFQVAPQNRREAAVAAAFAHQQPGPRTLRVYYSDDDADSYSTNLRDDVVKSFKDQGFSVEARAFAPDGGQFAPQSHERYGDRLVGNAASAGRDTCSYDGFVFFAGRGVPDFGDFAGGAAQCGSRATVIGDDDVSRYVADQVAREQNRALPYYYLSFANEPATDPQGLARDFYTTLNKTLFPFEQTERGRSFDGHAGLSYDAALVMITATAYLRETSANIPVTPGAVWREITAIHTSRPDAQQTNKYIEGVTGTIDYGGDIGRNVPEDKPVAVLRVEGGEVNRTPKAFCGLAIGHSSDPWCPTDR comes from the coding sequence ATGGCACAGACCACTTCCGTCACCCAAGAGCACCAGCGGGATCCGCTCGCCTTCCCCGGGAGCGAGAAGCTGGTGAAGCTCATCGGCGCGCTCTACCAGCGGCCGCGGATAGGGGATCTGCCTCGGTCGCTGCACCAGGCGAACGTCGAGTGGGAGCCGGGGTACCAGGATCGGCAGGAACGCGCCGGGCGTCGTGGGCTGCCGATGGTCTGCCTCGTTCGGTCGGACTACTGCGAGGGCCTCCTCGAGGAATTCAGCTCACGGCTTCGCAGCGCCCGGCCCAGTGGCAGTGTGCGATACGCCTACCTCCCGCTCGGCGAGCGCGAAGCGACCGACACCGAGGGGGCCGCGACCGTCGCCAGCGTCAAGGCCGTCCGGGACATCCTCTGGAAGGCGCGTACCGAACTGCTCCGCAGCCCGCGCTCCCGCGGTACCGGCCTGCGCTTCGGGCTGTTCACCCTTGCTGTACAGCTGATGGGGGAGCAGTTGTCCGGGCAGGACTCCGCGCCCGAACGGACGTTGCTGCGGCGGTTGCAGGAGAACGGCCTGATGGTGCGGTTCCGCTCGGCGATCGAGAACGTCGGGCAGGAGCTCGTGCCGCAGAACGTCGCGTGGCGGATCCCGTTGCTGCTGCTGCGGCTGCTGACCATGGCCACGTTCCGGATCGCCGTCACCGGGCGCGTGCCGGGGCTTTCCGGCCGGTACCGCTGGTTTCTGCGCCAGCCGCACCTCGCGCCGGAGATGTCGGGCAGCTTCGTGCGGTTCGCGCTGCGCCTGACCGACGGTGAGTGGCAGCGGGAGTCGCCGGAGTTCGTCGGGCGGCTGCTGGTGAACGCGTTCCTCGAAGACCTCCGCCGCGGGTACCGGCTGCGCCCGGCCGGGTTCTGGCGCCGCCGGCGGATGACCTACCCCGTGCTCCTGCTGGACCACGTGAGCACCGTCAACGGCGGTTACCGGCTGCTGAAGCTGATCAACGACGTGCGGAACCAGACCGGCCTGTTCGACCCGTTGCTCGTGGTCAGCACGAGCAACGCGCCGCCGCCGGACGCGACGGTGAGTGAAGAGCGGCCCAACCACACCGCTACCGAAGCCGGTGGCGCCTACCGCGCCTGGCAGCACGAGCTGCTCAAGGACCGCCGCGCCCGCGACGCCGCCGCGTGGTACCTGCCGATCCGGCTGGCCCCCGCCGGTTCCCCCGACCAGCGGCGCGGGACGCGCAAGGAGCTGCGGTCCCTCGGCGACACCTACGTGTTGCGCCGCCGCCAGTCCAGTCCGCCGTGGTGGGCCACGCGATGGATGCGGATGGGTGTTCCCCTGGTGGTCCTCGGCCTCGTCGCGAGCGTCGTCCTCCTGCGGCACGAGGACTTCCGTGCGAGCCACTGCGGCACCTCCAGCGAGCTGCTCACCTGGACCGGCAGCGAGTGCGTCGGGATCTCCGACGGCTCGTTCACGCTGTTCGACCCGGCCGACGGCACCATCCGCCAGGTCGAACAGGTGATCGTCGACCAGAACCGGCGCGCCGAAAAGCTGCACGAAGAGCACGGCGAACGGCCGTACATCACGCTGGTCGACTTCGAGGCACTGACCTCGTCCAACGACACCGCCGAGGGGCTGACCGCCGAGCGGGAGTCGCTGGAGGGGTTCGCCGTCGCGCAGCTGCGGCAGCTCAACGCGACCGCGACGTCCGAGCCGATCGTGCGGATGCTGATCGCGAACGGCGGCCGCGGGATGCGCGAGGGCGTGCGCGTCGCCGGACAGCTGAAGCAGCTGGCGGAGCAGGACAAGAGCGTCGTCGGTGTGGTCGGGCTGGACATGAGCAGCGAGCCGACGCGGGAGACCATCCGCGCGCTGGGCAACGCCGGCATCCCGGTGGTCGCCTCTACGCTGTCCGCCGACGACCTCGCCGACCAGAACCCCATCTACTTCCAGGTGGCGCCGCAGAACCGGCGCGAGGCAGCCGTCGCCGCGGCGTTCGCGCACCAGCAGCCGGGCCCGCGCACGCTGCGCGTCTACTACTCCGACGACGACGCCGACAGCTACAGCACCAACCTGCGCGACGACGTGGTGAAGTCGTTCAAGGACCAGGGTTTCTCGGTCGAAGCCCGCGCGTTCGCGCCGGACGGTGGGCAATTCGCGCCGCAGTCGCACGAGCGGTACGGCGACCGGCTGGTGGGCAACGCCGCGTCGGCCGGCCGGGACACCTGCTCGTACGACGGCTTCGTCTTCTTCGCCGGCCGCGGGGTCCCGGACTTCGGCGACTTCGCCGGTGGCGCCGCGCAGTGCGGCAGCAGGGCGACGGTGATCGGCGACGACGACGTCAGCCGCTACGTCGCCGACCAGGTCGCCCGCGAGCAGAACCGGGCGCTGCCGTACTACTACCTGTCGTTCGCGAACGAGCCGGCGACCGATCCGCAGGGCTTGGCGCGAGACTTCTACACCACGCTGAACAAGACGTTGTTCCCGTTCGAGCAGACCGAGCGCGGCCGTTCCTTCGACGGCCACGCCGGGCTGTCCTACGACGCCGCGCTGGTGATGATCACCGCCACCGCGTACCTGCGCGAGACGTCGGCGAACATCCCGGTGACGCCGGGTGCGGTCTGGCGCGAGATCACCGCCATCCACACGTCGCGTCCGGACGCGCAGCAGACGAACAAGTACATCGAGGGCGTCACCGGGACCATCGACTACGGCGGGGACATCGGCCGGAACGTGCCGGAGGACAAGCCGGTCGCCGTCCTGCGCGTCGAGGGTGGCGAGGTGAACCGGACGCCGAAGGCCTTCTGCGGGCTCGCCATCGGCCACAGCTCGGACCCGTGGTGCCCGACGGATCGCTGA